The Heyndrickxia vini genome contains a region encoding:
- a CDS encoding tripartite tricarboxylate transporter TctB family protein → MSIKFDRIAAVLFLTVGVLFMIGSKHLASSSYGSKVGPDIFPFILGIILSLLSIRLFYETLRTQSQGNKQVLQYKPFLIIFAATLIYILTLETIGYVITTFLFLFVCFQTMERKKWITSIIISAGFSGAVYYLFVGLLKGTLPGWPIWFS, encoded by the coding sequence ATGAGCATTAAATTTGATCGTATTGCTGCTGTTTTGTTTCTGACTGTGGGTGTGTTATTTATGATTGGAAGTAAGCATCTTGCCAGCTCCTCATATGGCAGTAAAGTGGGGCCTGATATTTTTCCTTTTATTCTCGGTATTATACTTTCCTTATTAAGTATTCGTTTATTTTATGAAACACTTCGAACACAAAGTCAAGGGAATAAACAAGTGCTGCAATATAAACCATTTTTGATTATTTTCGCGGCAACACTCATTTACATATTAACGTTGGAAACGATTGGATATGTTATTACAACATTTTTATTTCTTTTTGTTTGTTTTCAGACGATGGAACGAAAGAAATGGATTACCTCAATTATTATATCGGCAGGATTTTCTGGGGCTGTCTATTACCTTTTCGTAGGACTTTTAAAAGGAACACTTCCGGGATGGCCAATTTGGTTTTCGTAG
- a CDS encoding tripartite tricarboxylate transporter substrate binding protein produces the protein MLKVKKISALLCAGALALSLGACSSDDASGTGKKKENTGYPKKTISVVAPSGAGGGWDLTARSFTKVLSETKLVEVPMTVENKPGGGGAVFMAEYATQQKNNNDMLFVSSPPIIINNLKKEGNSPFGYKNTTPLAQLTKDYGAIVVKADSKFKDLKSVLEEVKKDPSKLTFAGGSAPGSMDHLVSILPAFKYGVDPTKVKYVSYDGGGEAITALLGGNADVIGTDASSVKEFLKAGKVRVLAITSPERLAGDFKDIPTATEQGVDAEFTIWRGVFGPEKMSDEAKAYWEKTIGKLVESPEWKKEVETQGWEMQYKNSEEFKKFLGEQETQVQQLLEALGMQK, from the coding sequence ATGTTAAAAGTGAAAAAAATTTCAGCGCTTCTTTGTGCAGGTGCTCTGGCCTTAAGTCTAGGTGCATGCAGCAGCGATGATGCCTCGGGCACTGGCAAGAAAAAGGAAAATACAGGCTATCCGAAGAAAACCATTTCGGTTGTAGCCCCTTCTGGTGCAGGTGGTGGATGGGATTTAACTGCACGTTCATTCACAAAAGTATTAAGCGAGACGAAGCTCGTCGAAGTTCCGATGACAGTCGAGAATAAGCCCGGGGGCGGGGGAGCTGTCTTCATGGCAGAATACGCAACCCAACAGAAAAATAATAATGATATGTTATTTGTGAGTTCTCCTCCAATCATTATCAATAATTTGAAAAAAGAAGGAAATAGTCCTTTTGGTTATAAAAATACAACACCATTAGCACAGTTGACGAAAGATTATGGAGCGATAGTTGTAAAAGCGGATTCTAAATTTAAAGATTTGAAATCCGTTCTAGAAGAAGTAAAGAAGGATCCTAGCAAACTCACTTTTGCTGGTGGATCAGCACCAGGATCAATGGACCACTTAGTCTCCATTCTTCCTGCTTTCAAATACGGTGTAGATCCGACGAAGGTCAAATATGTTTCTTATGATGGAGGCGGAGAAGCAATAACTGCTTTGCTTGGTGGAAATGCTGATGTTATTGGAACAGATGCTTCAAGTGTGAAGGAATTTTTAAAGGCGGGTAAAGTTCGTGTATTAGCTATTACTTCACCTGAACGATTAGCAGGAGATTTCAAAGATATTCCAACAGCTACAGAACAAGGAGTAGACGCAGAATTTACAATTTGGCGCGGTGTGTTTGGTCCAGAGAAAATGTCCGACGAAGCGAAGGCATATTGGGAGAAAACAATTGGCAAGCTAGTTGAATCTCCAGAATGGAAGAAAGAAGTCGAAACGCAAGGTTGGGAAATGCAATATAAAAATAGCGAGGAATTTAAGAAATTTTTAGGTGAACAAGAAACACAAGTACAACAACTATTAGAAGCATTAGGTATGCAAAAGTAA